A genomic stretch from Leptodactylus fuscus isolate aLepFus1 chromosome 10, aLepFus1.hap2, whole genome shotgun sequence includes:
- the LOC142183224 gene encoding uncharacterized protein LOC142183224, whose protein sequence is MKYSMGDWADSLKMIEEKRSNNGVILNLTLEIIYLLTGEKYQPVKKSRKTVTPIWEPHLSRRKTKTMIHEGNNEQKILELTNKIIALLTGEVPIRYQDVTVYFSMDEWEYLEGHKDLYKDIMMEDNQSLISLGESSCAKAPENCSSPSYLEAHLRENYDIHQDHQNEDFVGIKVEETHEKDVIYVKDGHKYEEEEPPTCIRTAETQNNRLYPDCKAEDGHFVGNLPEVNTDMLNLHPALHGLDVSYDPSIHGGFPSDPSRIIMHRSPYLSNPIYTGSDSHKYFTLVNDPVVKQFSSSEFGNSFRLKMYLSKHQRLHRADKPFACYECGRCFAQKSNLANHLKIHTGEKPFECPQCGKRFTKKSNLLEHLRVHTGEKPFPCSECGKRFKNKSHLVEHRRTHTGEKPYPCSECGKGFTNKSRLLEHLRIHTGEKPFSCSQCGKSFTKKSNLVIHQRSRNHI, encoded by the exons ATGAAATACTCTATGGGAGATTGGGCTGATTCACTGAAAATGATTGAAGAAAAGAGAAGTAACAATGGGGTGATATTAAATCTAACTCTGGAAATTATTTACCTgttgactggagag AAATATCAACCTGTAAAGAAGTCCAGAAAAACCGTTACACCTATTTGGGAACCACATCTGTCACGCAGAAAGACCAAGACTATGATACATGAAGGAAACAATGAGCAGAAGATCCTGGAACTCACCAATAAGATCATTgcgctgctgactggagag gttcctataagataTCAGGATGTCACTGTGTATTTCTCCATGGatgagtgggagtatttagaaggacacaaggatctgtacaaggacatCATGATGGAGGATAACCAGTCCCTTATATCGCTGG GTGAATCCAGCTGTGCTAAGGCACCAGAAAATTGTTCCAGCCCTTCTTATTTAGAAGCTCATCTAAGGGAAAATTATGATATCCACCAGGATCATCAG AATGAAGACTTTGTTGGGATAAAAGTTGAGGAAACCCATGAAAAAGATGTGATATATGTGAAGGATGGTCATAAGTATGAAGAGGAGGAACCCCCTACCTGtatcaggacag CAGAAACGCAAAACAACCGTCTATATCCAGATTGCAAAGCTGAAGATGGGCACTTTGTGGGAAATCTTCCAGAAGTAAACACCGATATGCTAAATTTACACCCAGCTCTCCATGGCTTAGATGTCTCCTATGATCCCTCTATACATGGGGGTTTTCCCTCCGATCCATCACGTATCATCATGCACAGATCTCCTTATCTCAGTAACCCAATCTATACAGGTTCAGATTCTCACAAGTATTTCACACTGGTAAATGACCCTGTTGTGAAACAGTTTTCATCTTCTGAGTTTGGAAATTCATTTAGGTTGAAAATGTATCTCTCCAAACATCAGAGACTGCACAGAGCAGACAAACCATTTGCGTGCTACGAATGCGGTCGATGTTTTGCACAGAAATCCAATCTTGCAAATCATCTGAAGATTCATACAGGGGAAAAGCCATTTGAATGTCCTCAATGTGGGAAAAGGTTTACCAAAAAGTCCAATCTCCTTGAACACCTTcgagttcacacaggggagaagccgtttccatgttctgaatgtgggaaacgttTCAAGAATAAATCTCATCTGGTGGAGCAtcggagaactcacacaggggagaagccatatccgTGTTCGGAATGCGGGAAAGGCTTCACAAACAAGTCCAGGCTTCTCGAACATCTCAGAATCCACACAGGCGAGAAGCCCTTTTCATGTTCCCAGTGTGGAAAGTCATTCAcaaagaaatcaaatcttgtaaTACATCAGAGAAGTCGCAATCATATATGA